A stretch of DNA from Arachis hypogaea cultivar Tifrunner chromosome 19, arahy.Tifrunner.gnm2.J5K5, whole genome shotgun sequence:
ATGCCCGAGACCAGTTTAGTAATATCCAATTTGGTGAAGAAGTAGAAAATTGAGTAGAGGAAAAGGTACAAAGCTGAGGACCCAGCCGTGAGGTAAGATCTCCACCACCAATTGTAGTCTTCGCTGCAAAGTTGGAAGTAGCAAAGCACAATCGTAATCTCTGCACAGGTGATTAATAGGATAACAAACACTATGAACAGGAATCCAAAGATGTAGTAGAACTGGTTCAGCCATATTGATGTCAAGATAAAGAAGAGCTCAATGAACACAGCACCAAATGGCAGAATGCCTCCAATAAGAATAGAGAAGACGGGCTTCATATACCATGCCTGCTCAGGTACCTGCCTGGGAATTTTATTAGTCTTCACAGGGTCTTCAATTACTGGCTTTTTGAAACCCAAGTAACTACCCACAAAGACCAAGGGTACTGATATACCAAACCACAGGCAAACCAAAGCAAACATGGTTCCAAAAGGGACTGCTCCAGAAGACTGCTCTCCCCAAATCAAGGCATTTagcacaaagaagacaccaaacagAATGCCTGGAAACATAAATGCTGTTTTCAAGGTATTCTTTTTCCACTCTGTGCCCTTGAACATCTTGTACAAACGTGCCGAGGAGTAACCAGCAAATAAACCCATAAAAACCCACAATAGAACCATTGCAGTCATGAGACCTCCACGGTTAGATGGTGACAAGAAACCTAGCAAAGCAAATATCATTGTCACAAGTGACATTCCAAATAGCTGAACACCAGTACCGACATAAACACAAAGCAAATTTGAATTGACAGGTGGCCTGAAAACATCTCCATGGACAAGTTTCCACCCTGTTTCTTCTTGGGCCTCATCTTGAGTTTCTAGCTGATTATAATTGGCAATATCTCTGTAAAGAGTTCTCATCATGATCATAGCCACCATTCCAGAAAGGAAAAGGACAATCATCAGAGAGTTAATGATGGAGAACCAGTGGATCTGATCATCATTCATTAGAAGATATGTGTCCCACCGTGATGCCCATTTGATCTCACTTTCCTGAAAAAATTGCCATCAAACTTAACTTCTTGCATTTGACAACAGATGAGATGAAAGTTGATGAGAGTAACTGCAGTTTTAATTGGCAATACCTTAAAGGTAACATCATATGTGAATACAACATCCTTGTTTGTGTCAACTTCCTGTGGGACAGTACTACCTTGCATCAAATTCTTGGTGTCTTTATTGCATGTTGTCACCTGTGGGTTCTTGTCATTCCACTCCTTGAATTCATGGTTAATACTGTTTCATAAGTCATAGAGTTTGCAATGAGAAAAATATTACACATGAAAGATTCCTTTGAAATCTAACAAGAAAGCAATCAAACACACAAGCTCTATATTCTAGAGATATAAATTCGAACACacatttaaaagaataaatgtaCTAGGTATTGTATGACAGTACCCATGAAAGAGACAGGAATCTCCCCTTTTCAGTCACCTTTGAAGTTTGACCAAATATTGTCTATCTTCAAACAAAATCAACATGATAAACTAGCAGAAATCTATTAACAAATCATCCAACTAATTTGTTTCTTAATTCCTTTCCAACAGCATCCTATTCCTAAAATAAACTATAAAACCAACAAAGTTGGTGATATGTTATACCAAGATAAGAATGCAACAACAATAACCAGAGAAAGATATGTGTGGTAGTTGGGAAATGAAAAAGACCTGTTTGGTGTGACCTCAAATCCAACAATACGAGCAGAATCCGTTTCGGAATCCTTGTGATACATGACTCTAAAACTCAAGTGGTTATTGATGAAATATTTCTCCTCCTTGCTCTGTAGGCATATGTGAGGTTAACATAACAAAAATGGTAATTTatgttctattaaaaaaaattcaaacttttaAATTCTATAGCAGAACTTCTTGCTAAGTTATACCCCTTGATAGTTTCCTTTGAACCCAACACGAAAACCATGTTCATATGTTGTTGACTGACTTCCATCCCTCCTTTGTCTGAGAACAGCAACTGGAAGGTTATCCAGAATCCTGTACGTCCAATTAAACACATTAAAGGTCAAGAAGAAACCTATAGCAAGAAGGGCACCAGCCAATAAATCCAAATACTAATTAAATCACtaaatatactaattaattacATGTTTACTCGGTATTCATCatcaattttttctttaaaattcttAGCAGCATCGGCATCCAAAGTTACACGACACACAACAGTACAAGACTGTTCCTTCCTCATATGAAactggaaagaaaataaaattaaaggatTAGTCACTAAATTTCACAGCTATATTGTCCAAGCAAAGCATTGAATGAGGGATGAGGCAGAATGCCCACCGTATATACTGAATTCTCAATGCGATCGCCACGAAGGACCTCACCCAAATTCTCTGCACTGTTCACGACCTCCTTAGGTTTGCAATACTTCAGGTAGTAGTAATCATATGGAAGTTGAGTCTTTGTGGATGATAATTTGTTCACTTTTACATAGAGGGGATCGCCCTAGTCCAacagaagaaaaacaataaatcTAAATGATACTTCACATTGCACACAGCCACACACAATAAAACACAAAAGCAGTaaacaaaaaaactaaaataaaacgcTTTCAATGTCAACCAAATCACCCAAATCAACAAGTTCCCAAGTCACACAGACCAACAATTCAATGATCAATCTCAATTGTCCTTCTGCTTTGAATGATGGTTACAATTTCAGCCCATAGTGGCAATTGGCAAAGCCACATTACAACAAGCGAGCAATCTCTTACACACTACACAGCTACTACACCGATCAATAATCAATCAAGATTTCATCATCCATCACATATAAGTTGCGATGCCCAACTACAATTGGGGTTTCAATCACGGCATCGTGACAGCAATAGTGGCTGAATCAGCTAAATTTTCACGAATTACAGGAATTCCATATTGCAAAAACAGCTTAAATTCATGGAGCCAAGCCTCAAAAAAGCAAAAGGAAGTGCTCAATTAACTGAAAGTAAAGATCTACTCTAAGTTCGACATT
This window harbors:
- the LOC112777807 gene encoding transmembrane 9 superfamily member 7 is translated as MMGVSSATVFVASVFLLLTFSSVHSFYLPGVAPRDFQTGDPLYVKVNKLSSTKTQLPYDYYYLKYCKPKEVVNSAENLGEVLRGDRIENSVYTFHMRKEQSCTVVCRVTLDADAAKNFKEKIDDEYRVNMILDNLPVAVLRQRRDGSQSTTYEHGFRVGFKGNYQGSKEEKYFINNHLSFRVMYHKDSETDSARIVGFEVTPNSINHEFKEWNDKNPQVTTCNKDTKNLMQGSTVPQEVDTNKDVVFTYDVTFKESEIKWASRWDTYLLMNDDQIHWFSIINSLMIVLFLSGMVAMIMMRTLYRDIANYNQLETQDEAQEETGWKLVHGDVFRPPVNSNLLCVYVGTGVQLFGMSLVTMIFALLGFLSPSNRGGLMTAMVLLWVFMGLFAGYSSARLYKMFKGTEWKKNTLKTAFMFPGILFGVFFVLNALIWGEQSSGAVPFGTMFALVCLWFGISVPLVFVGSYLGFKKPVIEDPVKTNKIPRQVPEQAWYMKPVFSILIGGILPFGAVFIELFFILTSIWLNQFYYIFGFLFIVFVILLITCAEITIVLCYFQLCSEDYNWWWRSYLTAGSSALYLFLYSIFYFFTKLDITKLVSGILYFGYMIIVSYAFFVLTGTIGFYACFWFVRKIYSSVKID